The following proteins are co-located in the Polystyrenella longa genome:
- a CDS encoding FAD:protein FMN transferase: MMHHLYSHILRHIQVAIFLLVLAAGGGKLWGEELQKYEFSQVHMGVPLHISVYVDNEALANKATTAAYLRVQELDQLLSDYKIDSELNQLSLKKTHQVAHEVSEDLFCVLTTARQVSEESGGTFDVSVGPVVKLWRKARRHKELPNQDELHKRLEIVDYSAINLNKEAQSVTLEKQGMRLDLGGIAKGYAADEALEVLNAHGIRRALLDFGGDIVVGDPPPGKEYWTVAVAPLKKSTGEEEFQFIDIRNGAVATSGDAYQYVEIDGVRYSHIVDPRTGIGLTDRSSVTVIAPSGMLSDAWASAVSVLGSVEGSRMLNEKENLDGFIITEDATVASSGWKEYLHPQSKPISSPSE, from the coding sequence ATGATGCACCATTTATATTCTCATATTCTCAGGCATATTCAAGTCGCGATCTTTTTACTGGTGCTCGCTGCCGGGGGAGGGAAATTGTGGGGGGAAGAACTGCAAAAGTATGAATTCTCGCAGGTCCATATGGGTGTGCCGCTACATATATCAGTATACGTTGATAATGAAGCGCTCGCAAACAAGGCGACTACTGCCGCCTATCTTCGAGTGCAAGAACTGGATCAACTTCTCAGTGACTACAAAATAGACAGTGAACTCAACCAACTGTCACTTAAAAAAACGCACCAGGTCGCCCACGAAGTCAGCGAAGACCTGTTTTGTGTACTGACGACGGCTCGCCAGGTCTCTGAAGAGTCCGGAGGGACTTTCGATGTATCAGTCGGTCCCGTAGTGAAATTGTGGCGTAAGGCTAGACGGCATAAAGAGTTACCAAATCAGGATGAATTGCACAAACGTTTGGAGATAGTCGATTATTCAGCCATTAACTTGAATAAGGAAGCCCAGTCAGTCACTCTCGAGAAGCAAGGGATGCGGCTCGACCTGGGAGGCATCGCCAAAGGATATGCGGCCGATGAAGCGCTCGAAGTACTGAATGCGCACGGAATTCGGCGGGCTCTCCTCGATTTTGGCGGAGATATCGTCGTGGGGGACCCTCCTCCCGGGAAGGAGTACTGGACGGTGGCTGTCGCTCCTTTGAAGAAGTCGACCGGCGAAGAGGAGTTTCAGTTTATCGATATTCGAAACGGAGCGGTTGCGACCTCGGGCGATGCGTACCAGTATGTGGAAATCGATGGCGTCCGGTACTCGCATATCGTCGATCCGCGTACTGGAATCGGGCTGACTGATCGAAGCTCTGTTACAGTGATCGCGCCCAGCGGAATGTTATCGGATGCCTGGGCCTCGGCAGTCAGTGTTCTGGGGTCTGTCGAAGGATCGCGAATGCTCAACGAAAAAGAAAATCTGGACGGATTTATTATTACCGAAGACGCGACGGTCGCCTCTTCGGGATGGAAAGAGTACCTTCATCCCCAATCCAAACCTATCTCTTCTCCCAGCGAATAA
- the ilvN gene encoding acetolactate synthase small subunit has protein sequence MRHVLSALVMNQPGVLAHISGMLASRDFNIDSLAVGVTENEDFSRITFVVNGDNRVLEQVRKQLEKVVTVVKVQDYLDTDFVERDLMLIKVATEEARQRSEIREMVDVFRGKIVNVAKTHLMIEISGQEKKLQAFIELMRPFGILEMVRTGRIALERDTTINEGLNLSREQIETR, from the coding sequence ATGCGGCATGTCCTGTCAGCCCTCGTAATGAACCAGCCCGGTGTGCTGGCGCATATTTCCGGTATGTTGGCCTCACGTGATTTCAACATCGACAGCCTTGCTGTCGGAGTCACCGAGAACGAAGATTTCTCCCGGATCACCTTTGTCGTCAACGGCGACAACCGAGTGCTGGAGCAAGTCCGTAAACAGCTGGAAAAAGTCGTTACGGTCGTGAAGGTACAGGATTACCTTGATACCGACTTCGTCGAACGTGATTTGATGCTCATCAAAGTGGCAACTGAAGAAGCTCGACAACGTAGCGAAATCCGCGAGATGGTCGACGTCTTCCGTGGTAAGATCGTGAATGTCGCTAAAACGCATCTGATGATCGAGATTTCGGGCCAGGAGAAAAAGCTGCAAGCCTTCATCGAACTGATGCGACCCTTCGGTATTCTGGAAATGGTCCGGACAGGCCGTATCGCATTGGAACGGGATACGACGATCAACGAAGGGCTCAATCTCTCTCGCGAGCAGATTGAAACCCGCTAA
- the prfB gene encoding peptide chain release factor 2 (programmed frameshift), with product MDSELQVRAQEMVDRIVHLKDSLDYDSKEQRVQEINDLMAAPDFWNDPESAESLVGELKKQNKSIKPLKELVSALGDIEVLLEFAAEDESAESEQELVQVLDRMDGEIEAVELHAMMSNPEDSCNAYVAVQAGEGGTDSSDWAEMLLRMFIRWAEVRGFGLELLERSDAEEAGIRNATVLIKGDNAYGYLRGETGNHRLIRISPFDSAGRRHTSFAAVDITPEIGDDIEIDIDWDQDVREDTYRASGAGGQHVNKTDSAVRMTHLPTNAVVQCQSERSQHKNRASARKMLQAKLYQIEQDKRDAELAARRGQKSKIGFGGETIRNYVLHPDQYVKDARTGHKAGNPQTVLDGGLDPFLEAYLKWQMTQ from the exons ATGGATTCCGAGTTACAGGTACGTGCTCAGGAAATGGTTGATCGCATCGTTCACTTAAAGGACTCTCTT GACTACGACTCCAAAGAGCAGCGTGTCCAGGAAATCAACGACCTGATGGCGGCGCCCGACTTCTGGAACGACCCCGAGAGTGCAGAATCTCTCGTTGGCGAATTGAAAAAACAGAACAAGTCGATCAAACCGCTCAAAGAACTTGTCTCCGCCCTGGGTGACATCGAAGTCCTGTTAGAATTCGCCGCAGAAGATGAATCGGCCGAAAGCGAACAGGAATTGGTTCAAGTTCTCGACCGCATGGATGGCGAAATTGAAGCCGTCGAACTACATGCCATGATGTCCAATCCGGAAGATAGCTGTAACGCCTACGTCGCTGTTCAAGCGGGAGAGGGTGGAACTGACTCGTCCGATTGGGCAGAAATGCTGCTACGGATGTTTATTCGCTGGGCGGAAGTGCGTGGATTTGGCCTGGAGCTGCTGGAACGGTCAGACGCAGAAGAAGCAGGAATTCGTAATGCGACCGTCCTCATTAAAGGGGACAACGCCTACGGCTACCTACGCGGCGAAACGGGAAACCATCGTCTGATTCGCATTAGCCCTTTTGACTCTGCCGGCCGACGCCACACCTCTTTCGCGGCAGTTGATATCACCCCTGAAATTGGGGATGACATTGAAATCGATATCGACTGGGATCAGGACGTGAGAGAAGACACTTACCGGGCCAGTGGCGCGGGAGGACAGCACGTTAACAAAACAGACTCGGCCGTTCGCATGACTCACCTGCCGACGAATGCCGTTGTGCAGTGCCAGTCAGAACGAAGCCAGCACAAAAACCGGGCTTCCGCTCGGAAAATGCTGCAGGCGAAGCTGTATCAAATTGAACAGGATAAACGAGACGCCGAACTGGCAGCGCGACGCGGCCAGAAATCAAAAATCGGTTTCGGTGGTGAAACCATCCGTAACTACGTTCTCCATCCAGATCAGTACGTGAAAGATGCTCGCACGGGTCACAAAGCGGGCAACCCACAGACGGTTCTTGATGGTGGACTCGATCCCTTCCTGGAAGCGTATCTCAAATGGCAGATGACGCAGTAG
- a CDS encoding DUF7133 domain-containing protein codes for MTRFFTLFCMFLLLPSIVVADEKDLTEDDYYPLVTFPIEQYGVLEIGALQLLPEGQLALGTRRGDIYIVENPFSENPEEVKLRHFAEGLHEILGFASRDGWLYVTQRCELSRLKDSSGDGKADLFETVNDGWGITGDYHEYAFGSKFDKEGNIWITLCLTGSFSSATPFRGWCVRITPDGKMIPTCGGIRSPGGMGMNLEGDVFYTDNQGPWNGTCSLKWLRPGSFQGHPGGNEWYKLATEEMGKTPREPKDQSRMMVEANLIPELEPPAVYFPYAKMGKSASGIACDITKGKFGPFAGQMFVGDQSDSTVMRCYMEKVEGHYQGACFPFRKGIASGTLPLEFSTDGKLFVGGTNRGWGSVGTAPFSLQRMQWNGEVPFEVLEMKALPDGFRFTFTQPISGDSALLIDQYDVETYTYIYKASYGSPEVDHTKPTIKDVTVSGDNLSIDVKLDEVQRGHVHEFHLKGIRSQAGKALLHDAAYYTLQYIPKK; via the coding sequence ATGACTCGTTTCTTCACTTTGTTCTGTATGTTCCTATTGCTGCCCTCAATTGTTGTCGCCGATGAGAAAGACCTGACGGAGGACGACTATTATCCTCTCGTGACATTCCCCATCGAGCAATATGGCGTGCTGGAGATCGGTGCTTTGCAACTATTGCCAGAGGGACAACTCGCGTTGGGGACTCGTCGAGGCGATATTTACATCGTCGAGAATCCCTTTTCGGAGAACCCGGAAGAGGTCAAGTTGAGGCATTTTGCAGAGGGACTGCACGAGATTCTCGGTTTTGCATCTCGGGATGGTTGGTTGTATGTGACCCAGCGCTGCGAACTCTCCCGGTTGAAGGATTCTTCTGGAGATGGCAAAGCGGACCTGTTTGAAACAGTGAACGATGGCTGGGGAATCACGGGTGATTATCACGAATACGCCTTCGGTTCCAAGTTTGACAAAGAAGGCAACATCTGGATTACACTGTGCCTCACCGGATCATTCAGTAGCGCGACGCCGTTCCGGGGATGGTGCGTTCGGATAACGCCTGATGGGAAAATGATTCCCACCTGTGGCGGAATTCGTTCTCCCGGTGGTATGGGAATGAATTTGGAGGGCGACGTTTTTTATACAGATAACCAGGGGCCCTGGAATGGGACCTGTAGTTTGAAATGGTTGCGGCCCGGATCGTTCCAAGGGCATCCCGGAGGAAATGAATGGTACAAGCTTGCGACTGAGGAGATGGGAAAAACACCCCGCGAACCCAAAGACCAAAGTCGTATGATGGTCGAAGCGAATCTGATTCCCGAACTGGAACCGCCCGCAGTTTATTTCCCGTATGCTAAGATGGGGAAATCGGCCAGTGGAATTGCCTGTGACATTACCAAAGGAAAATTCGGGCCGTTTGCTGGCCAGATGTTTGTCGGCGATCAGTCCGACAGTACTGTCATGCGTTGCTACATGGAAAAAGTAGAGGGCCACTACCAGGGAGCTTGTTTCCCATTCCGAAAGGGAATCGCCTCGGGAACCTTACCACTGGAATTCTCGACCGACGGAAAGCTGTTCGTCGGTGGAACTAACCGGGGTTGGGGCTCTGTGGGAACGGCCCCTTTCTCGCTACAACGGATGCAGTGGAATGGCGAAGTCCCATTTGAAGTATTGGAGATGAAGGCCCTGCCGGATGGATTTCGGTTTACCTTCACGCAGCCCATTTCAGGCGACTCGGCGCTGCTGATCGACCAATACGACGTCGAGACATATACCTATATCTACAAAGCATCCTACGGTAGCCCCGAAGTCGACCACACGAAGCCGACAATCAAAGACGTTACCGTGTCGGGCGACAACCTGAGCATCGACGTGAAACTCGATGAAGTTCAACGTGGGCATGTTCACGAATTCCACTTGAAAGGAATTCGCTCACAAGCGGGGAAAGCTCTACTGCACGACGCGGCTTACTATACGCTGCAATACATTCCTAAGAAATAA
- a CDS encoding Gfo/Idh/MocA family protein yields MLKSDSTRREFLKTGSALSLGAVTLASLSNNAFAAGDDTIRIGLVGCGGRGSGAASEAILTQGNVKLVAVGDAFGDRLEQSLLNIENKIKSKLGDDTTAVDVDADHRFVGFDAYKQVIDSDIDMVILATPPGFRPIHFEAAVAAGKHVFMEKPVATDAPGIRKVLAAAEEAKKKNLKVGVGLQRHHSAKYKETIARLQDGAIGDIRALHVYWNGAGVWDPRKTREEVSGEMEYQMRNWYYYNWLCGDHICEQHIHNLDVGNWLKDSYPVKCQGMGGRQYRTDKKYGEIYDHFAVEYTYEDGTKMFSQCRHIPNCWNSVSEHAIGAKGFSNIGDGKYETADDKWRFSEKDPYHYQVEHDDLFHAIRNDISYNEAENGAKSTLTSIMGRMATYSGKEVSFEEALNSQIDLMPTEFSWEANPPVMPLADGSYPIPMPGITRAV; encoded by the coding sequence ATGCTCAAGTCCGATTCAACCCGCCGGGAGTTCCTCAAAACCGGCAGCGCTCTTTCGCTCGGGGCGGTCACTTTGGCCAGCCTGTCGAATAATGCGTTTGCCGCTGGAGACGACACCATTCGTATCGGTCTCGTTGGCTGCGGCGGTCGAGGCTCGGGAGCCGCTTCTGAAGCAATATTAACTCAAGGCAATGTCAAGCTCGTCGCGGTGGGAGATGCTTTTGGAGACAGGTTGGAGCAAAGCCTGTTAAATATTGAGAACAAAATCAAGTCAAAACTGGGGGATGACACGACCGCTGTGGATGTCGATGCGGATCATAGATTTGTTGGCTTTGATGCTTACAAACAGGTGATCGATAGCGATATCGATATGGTCATTCTGGCGACTCCTCCTGGTTTCCGTCCAATCCACTTTGAAGCTGCTGTCGCAGCTGGCAAGCACGTCTTCATGGAAAAACCGGTCGCGACCGATGCTCCAGGAATCCGAAAAGTTCTGGCTGCTGCTGAGGAAGCGAAAAAGAAAAATCTAAAAGTGGGTGTGGGACTGCAACGCCATCACTCCGCAAAATACAAAGAAACCATCGCACGACTTCAGGATGGAGCCATCGGTGACATTCGCGCCCTGCACGTTTACTGGAACGGTGCCGGAGTGTGGGATCCCCGTAAGACTCGCGAAGAAGTCTCCGGTGAAATGGAATACCAGATGCGTAACTGGTACTACTATAACTGGCTCTGTGGTGACCACATCTGCGAACAACACATCCACAACCTGGACGTCGGGAACTGGCTGAAAGATTCCTACCCCGTCAAATGTCAGGGTATGGGCGGACGACAATACCGTACTGACAAGAAATATGGTGAAATCTACGACCACTTCGCCGTCGAGTACACCTACGAAGATGGTACCAAAATGTTCAGCCAGTGTCGCCATATTCCCAACTGCTGGAACTCCGTTTCCGAACATGCGATTGGAGCCAAAGGGTTCTCTAACATTGGAGATGGGAAATATGAAACCGCTGATGACAAATGGCGATTCAGTGAGAAAGACCCCTACCATTACCAGGTGGAACACGACGATCTGTTCCACGCGATCCGTAATGACATCAGCTACAACGAAGCCGAAAACGGTGCCAAGAGTACGCTGACTTCCATCATGGGACGCATGGCGACTTATTCCGGGAAAGAAGTCAGCTTTGAAGAAGCGTTGAATTCCCAGATTGACCTGATGCCGACCGAATTCAGCTGGGAAGCCAACCCGCCCGTCATGCCTCTGGCCGACGGTTCCTACCCGATTCCAATGCCCGGTATCACCCGCGCCGTCTAA
- a CDS encoding DUF1501 domain-containing protein — MTQSFSPQNAHQRHHASSDLLSQFGPQGRSLIKAGSRRWFLQMGLGGLAGLSASQLMQQQALAAAEKATSGKNPQAKSVILVWLSGGPSQVDMWDMKPNAPQEIRGPFSPIATSVPGIEICEHLPKQAAMMDKFTLIRSMDATASNHTPVTFQAANPKSQRTNKGIDGGGYPSMGSVTAKFRGANETGMPPYVALADSLAADIYGAGELGHEYEPLDAMKSKGKFDMPAGVQIPRMQDRDQLRQELDRFRKQTETSSSLAFHDRYVQEAYNMVSSGQIADAFDINKEPESVRNEYGNNSFGNKSLLARRLVEAGVTWVTLSDAWGHWDHHGDDVRWGGIEKGLAPMLPEFDHGIATLINDLEERGLLDTTLVLILGEFGRGPVINKQAGRDHWTPTMSMLMAGAGVPGGQVIGKTDRRGGAILERRLGPGDLATTVFTKLGIDPGQYWINHSGRPIPLVEGEAEYIRELS; from the coding sequence ATGACTCAATCATTCTCTCCACAGAATGCTCACCAGCGACATCACGCCAGTAGCGATCTGCTTTCCCAGTTCGGTCCTCAAGGCCGCAGCCTGATCAAGGCAGGAAGCCGTCGCTGGTTTCTGCAGATGGGTCTTGGTGGATTGGCCGGACTTTCGGCTTCGCAGTTGATGCAACAGCAGGCATTAGCCGCTGCCGAAAAAGCGACCTCTGGTAAAAACCCCCAGGCCAAATCGGTCATTCTCGTCTGGCTCTCAGGTGGTCCCAGCCAGGTCGATATGTGGGACATGAAACCCAACGCGCCCCAAGAAATCCGCGGGCCGTTTTCCCCCATCGCCACATCTGTCCCGGGTATCGAGATCTGTGAACATCTCCCCAAACAGGCAGCAATGATGGATAAATTCACCCTTATCCGCTCGATGGATGCGACGGCCAGTAACCATACGCCCGTCACGTTCCAGGCTGCGAATCCAAAGTCACAACGCACCAACAAAGGGATCGACGGGGGTGGTTATCCCTCCATGGGCTCGGTCACCGCCAAGTTCCGCGGCGCGAACGAAACAGGAATGCCTCCCTACGTGGCACTCGCCGACAGTTTAGCAGCCGACATTTACGGAGCAGGCGAATTGGGACATGAATACGAACCTCTGGATGCAATGAAATCCAAGGGCAAATTCGATATGCCGGCAGGTGTTCAGATTCCGCGAATGCAGGATCGCGATCAACTTCGGCAGGAACTCGACCGGTTTCGCAAACAGACCGAAACCTCGAGCAGCCTAGCTTTCCACGACCGCTACGTGCAGGAGGCCTACAATATGGTTTCCAGCGGACAGATCGCAGATGCCTTCGATATCAATAAAGAGCCTGAATCGGTTCGCAATGAGTATGGCAATAACTCGTTTGGTAACAAATCGCTGCTGGCTCGTCGTCTCGTCGAAGCGGGCGTAACCTGGGTAACCTTAAGCGATGCCTGGGGCCACTGGGATCACCACGGCGATGACGTTCGCTGGGGTGGCATCGAAAAAGGTCTCGCCCCCATGCTGCCCGAATTCGATCATGGAATCGCCACATTGATCAACGATCTTGAGGAACGAGGGCTGCTGGATACAACCCTCGTCCTGATTCTGGGAGAATTCGGTCGTGGCCCTGTGATTAACAAACAAGCGGGCCGTGACCACTGGACCCCTACCATGTCGATGCTGATGGCGGGTGCCGGCGTTCCCGGTGGTCAGGTCATTGGCAAGACCGATCGTCGCGGTGGAGCGATTCTCGAACGCCGCCTCGGTCCGGGAGACCTCGCCACGACCGTGTTTACTAAACTCGGTATCGATCCCGGCCAGTACTGGATCAACCACTCAGGTCGACCCATTCCCCTCGTGGAAGGGGAAGCGGAATACATTCGCGAACTGAGTTAA
- a CDS encoding formylglycine-generating enzyme family protein, with product MNNLMWQKVLRPLFLLMFTALLGGSALFAANPEAEATNQDEMKPYEQVIPGTDVKYGMVPIPGGTFTMGSPEDEEERADDEGPQHKVKIEPFWMGKCEVTWDEYDIWSFNLDIQRRKLFRKKATENDILADAVTRPTKPYTDMTFNKGHDGYPAICMTQLAARVYCEWLSAKTGHYYRLPTEAEWEYACRAGTDTAYYFGDDPADLEEHAWFYDNAGDIDEKYRQVGQKKPNPWGLYDMHGNVSEWCLDQYSEDFYSTFKPDEPALFPINVATELYPRVARGGSWDDDPDMLRAAVRIASSEDWKMQDPQIPQSIWYHTDATFVGFRLVRPLTVPDAETREKYSLDPVVPDVLE from the coding sequence ATGAACAACCTTATGTGGCAGAAAGTTCTGCGACCCTTGTTTCTGTTAATGTTCACCGCTCTGCTCGGCGGATCTGCTCTATTCGCCGCTAACCCGGAAGCGGAAGCCACAAACCAGGATGAGATGAAACCTTACGAACAGGTAATTCCTGGTACCGATGTGAAATACGGCATGGTTCCCATCCCCGGTGGCACTTTCACCATGGGTAGTCCGGAGGACGAGGAAGAACGTGCCGACGACGAAGGTCCTCAACATAAAGTCAAAATCGAACCCTTCTGGATGGGTAAATGCGAAGTGACCTGGGATGAATATGACATCTGGTCATTCAACCTCGATATCCAGCGACGGAAACTGTTCCGTAAGAAAGCGACGGAAAACGATATTCTGGCCGACGCGGTGACTCGCCCCACCAAACCGTACACCGACATGACTTTCAACAAAGGACACGATGGGTACCCGGCAATCTGTATGACCCAATTGGCGGCTCGTGTTTACTGCGAATGGTTAAGCGCAAAGACAGGCCATTACTACCGTTTGCCAACCGAAGCCGAATGGGAATATGCGTGCCGCGCAGGAACAGACACGGCTTACTACTTTGGAGATGACCCGGCTGACCTCGAAGAACACGCCTGGTTCTACGATAACGCTGGTGACATCGATGAAAAATACCGTCAGGTTGGACAGAAGAAACCGAATCCCTGGGGCCTGTATGATATGCACGGAAATGTCTCCGAATGGTGTCTCGATCAGTACTCCGAAGATTTCTACAGTACCTTTAAACCGGACGAGCCTGCTCTTTTCCCGATCAATGTCGCCACGGAACTTTACCCACGCGTTGCGCGGGGTGGTTCCTGGGATGATGACCCGGACATGCTGCGTGCTGCGGTGCGAATCGCCTCCTCGGAAGACTGGAAAATGCAGGATCCGCAAATCCCCCAGTCTATCTGGTACCATACCGACGCCACCTTTGTCGGCTTCCGACTGGTCCGTCCTTTGACTGTTCCCGATGCAGAGACTCGCGAGAAATACTCACTCGACCCGGTCGTTCCGGATGTGCTTGAATAA
- a CDS encoding adenylate kinase family protein, whose product MTDLPIYGVLLFGAPGVGKGTQGKILGTIPGFYHLSVGEVFRSIDIGSPDGREIYQHTSRGELVPDDLTMKIWRRNLEGQTILNRFKPHEDILILDGLPRNIHQAQLLTDHVDILHVIYLVCNDQEEMIHRIKRRAIRENRSDDANEDIIRHRYKVYHSDTAPVVEHYDKSIVHEVEAMGSPAEVLSRILEVLIPVQNSHYQTNMKRRTKK is encoded by the coding sequence ATGACTGACTTACCCATCTACGGAGTGTTGCTGTTTGGAGCACCCGGTGTAGGAAAGGGAACTCAAGGAAAGATTCTGGGAACCATTCCCGGCTTTTATCACCTTTCAGTCGGCGAAGTCTTTCGATCAATCGATATCGGCTCTCCAGACGGCCGGGAGATTTACCAACACACCTCCCGGGGCGAATTGGTTCCAGACGACCTGACGATGAAAATCTGGCGCCGTAACCTGGAAGGCCAGACCATTCTCAACCGGTTCAAACCGCACGAGGACATTCTGATTCTCGATGGTCTGCCCCGAAATATTCACCAGGCGCAGCTACTCACAGACCATGTCGACATTCTACATGTGATCTACTTGGTCTGTAACGACCAGGAAGAGATGATCCACCGAATCAAACGTCGGGCGATTCGCGAAAATCGATCTGACGATGCGAACGAAGATATCATTCGCCATCGGTACAAAGTCTATCACTCAGACACGGCCCCTGTTGTCGAACACTACGACAAATCGATCGTTCATGAAGTCGAAGCGATGGGATCCCCCGCTGAAGTTCTGTCACGGATTCTGGAAGTCCTGATCCCTGTGCAGAACTCGCACTATCAGACGAACATGAAACGGCGAACGAAAAAATAG
- a CDS encoding HAD family hydrolase, giving the protein MLKTILFDMGNVLVTFCHDRMCRQIGDLYQRSEAEVRELLMGSGIQSAFERGTLQPYDLWHEFQLRFGPGISPEVTLEQLERAGSDIFTLNEGIPQLLEELKSLGMRLVLLSNTSISHFEFIMREFQVLQHFDDYVTSYEVGAMKPDVEIYKAALEKIDCAPEECFYTDDIELYVETARTFDLNAEVFTAVPELRTHLRRLGLKVDA; this is encoded by the coding sequence ATGTTGAAGACGATTCTGTTTGACATGGGAAATGTGCTTGTCACATTTTGCCACGACCGAATGTGTCGACAGATAGGAGATTTATATCAACGTTCGGAAGCCGAAGTGCGTGAATTGTTGATGGGCTCAGGAATCCAATCCGCATTCGAACGGGGGACGCTGCAACCTTACGATTTGTGGCACGAATTTCAGCTGCGTTTCGGACCCGGAATCTCGCCCGAGGTAACTTTGGAGCAGCTTGAACGGGCAGGGTCGGATATCTTCACGCTAAATGAAGGGATCCCGCAGCTACTGGAGGAACTCAAGTCGCTCGGAATGCGACTGGTCCTGCTTTCGAATACTTCGATCTCGCACTTCGAATTTATCATGCGCGAGTTCCAAGTGCTTCAGCATTTCGATGATTATGTCACGTCTTATGAAGTCGGTGCGATGAAACCAGACGTTGAAATCTATAAAGCGGCTCTGGAAAAAATTGACTGTGCTCCTGAAGAATGTTTTTATACGGACGATATCGAACTGTACGTCGAAACAGCCCGGACATTTGATCTCAATGCGGAAGTCTTTACGGCCGTTCCTGAACTGAGAACGCATCTGCGGCGCCTGGGACTAAAGGTAGACGCTTAA